GCAGAAGAAGCCAAGAAGGCAAAACTGCGCGCATGTGGTTTGCCTAGGGTGCGAGAAAGGCCACCGATGATAAACGTTGTCGACACTTTACCGGGCACTGTAGATGATTTATTGCTACCATCAAAAgtgcaatatttcatcaaagtgACCAAAGTGGCGGTTCAAGTTCTCGCGTTGAGCCAAGGGGACTACACCAAGGTATTGGACATCTTCAAGTCCAACAATGTCAAGTACTTCACGTACGACACGCGGAGTTCAGCTCCGATAAAAATCGTGCTCCAAGGCCTTGCGGAGATGGACGTCTCCGAGGTCATGCTGGAGCTCAAAAACTTGGACTTCACCCCACGGGAGGTGAAGGTGTTGTCGAAAAAGACTACGACGACGGGTACACACGTGCTGTACCTGCTTTACTTCGACAAAGGCAGCGTAAAACTCCAGGACCTCCGTCTGGTGAAGTGCCTTTGCGGATACTTGGTGAAATGGAGGTTTTTCACCAAGCGGCCAACCGACGCCGCAcaatgtcaccgttgccagaaatttggccaCGGATCCCGCAACTGCAATCTGCCACCTAGATGCGTCAAGTGTGGCAAGGATCACTTCACTGACGGTTGCACTCTACCAAGAAAGGCAACACTGAAGGACAACGGAAATGCTGAGCAGCACAAGACAAGCGTGAAGTGCGCAAATTGTGGCGGAAACCACACCGCCAACTTCCGTGGGTGTACCTCCCGGAAGTCGTTCATCGAACAgcaggagaagaagaagaagccacCTGTCAGTTCATCGGTAAAACCTGCAGCTAGTCGTAGTTCAGCACATCCCCCCGGATGGTCGCGGACCTATGCGAGTGTTGCAGCAGCTGGCCAAGAACCTGCCCCGGCGCAGGACGATCCTGCCGATGGAGACCTGTTCTCGCTATCGGAGTTCCTGATCCTTGCGAGGGACATGTTCCAGCGCCTAAGtaactgccgtaacaagcagcAGCAGTTCATGGCTCTCTCGGAGCTCATGATCAAGTACGTTTGCGCTGTATGAGCTTCAGCGGTGCACGGAATTACGCCGTCAGTGATAGGCTGACTTATTACACTGTGatatagttttaagcttttcttaCCCCTATCCTCTTTCCTTCGTAATTACtgcagtttttttgtgaactttttctgcACTTGTCGAACCATGATCCTTAGCATAACTTCTTTCAATTGATAAAGGAATCAAACCGTAGATGAAAGGTGCCCCATAACACTAcattgtaacaaaaattaccaaactgTATGATGAATTATGctacaaataaaaatgaaatgaaatgaaatattgcccaaatttgtatggttccgtaaatgtcctcccggtagaaccttccctcagggcaatagccactccgggtgtggccaatcctgccaaaatggccattttcatcaccagtatcaaaaaccatgaattttgatacgcatattgccccaagtcgtatggttccgtaaatgtcctcccggtagaaccttccctcagggcactggccactccgggtgtggccaattctgccaaaatggccattttcatcaccagtatcaaaaaccatgaattttgatacccatattgcccaaatttgtatggttccgtaaatgtcctcccggtagaaccttccctcagggcaatggccactccgggtgtggccaatcctgccaaaatggtcattttcattaccagtatcaaaaaccatgaattttgatacccatattgcccaaatttgtatggttccgtaaatgtcctcccggtagaaccttccctcagggcaatggccactccgggtgtggccaatcctgccaaaatggtcattttcattaccagtatcaaaaaccatgaattttgatacccatattgcccaaatttgtatggttccgtaaatgtcctcccggtagaacctttcctcagggcactggccactccgggtgtggccaatcctgccaaaatggtcattttcattaccagtatcaaaaaccttgaattttgatacccatattgcccaaatttgtatggttccgtaaatgtcctcccggtagaaccttcccacagggcactggccactccgggtgtggccgatatcctaccaaattgttcccaataatttcggtattccggtgaccgttctggctaccgtcaataacttcttggacctcctctcaagttcgtgcaccacctgcgtgtgtgtgtgtgtgagcaataaaattcccaacgtaaggtccgtctttgatgaaagtctgatggacactaaatcctccagaggctaatttttagcttaaatagttttcacggcatctacgcaacagaaacagaatgtcacgccgagggcttgcgacggtaacgctacattttcgaaaaattttgcattgacaccgcagatagagctttaagacaaagtcctttgtcaaaagatAAATAGAAACGTTGTTGTATGTATACAAAAAGCTTATAAAGTCTGAATTTCATAACAAATCAAACTTAACTATTTTggataattaatttattttttgtaaaagttgaatcccgtcatcaggggtgacattggatctgggaggtgagattgggtcatactaaaatgatgaaatttgtatgacccaatcccacctcccagacccaatatcacccctgatgacagtaGTGAATTACAAAGTTAGGCTTTCATCAAAAATTTCCCTAAATCCGGTTAATGAATTAATCAAATTAAACCTAATTATTTCTTGTACAGTAATCaagttaagggtgcacagcaacgaaggaagttgttgtcttattattccataattgtcaaacttacggacccaatcccgcAACAACgcgattgtaaaattaatcaaaatttattgtaaattacattgtagacagtactttaggggatgaatgaaaaatcatatcgatagttcccgtagttttgaagatactaaaatgtctgtaataaaaatctgggtgcaaaagctctggttgatgtgcaccgtgaATAAAAGTGtactttcatataaaaaatagggGGTTTTGCCAACTTATCTGCTataattaacattccaacgcccaaggctccaaaaaagttggaacggtaacttcaactcaatggttctcgggcataactcaaccaatcaagatgattcttctttccagtgattgggatgtctagatgattctagaacttttcagaacttaatttgatcaaatctgtaatttttgcgatcaaaatcatcgttccaactttttttttcgcgtgtaaaaaaaaatcgccaaaaatttcgCGGAGccagtcgtttaaaaaaaaggtggaacgatgttttcggtcgcaaaaattacagatttgatcaagttgagttctgcaaagttataggatcatctagacatccttacaaatcactggaaacaagaatcgtcccgattggttgagtaatgcccgagaatcagcgagttgaagttaccgttccaccttttttggggggCTTGGGCGTCcatgtaagttggacatgcgttgggcattccagtgttaaaaaaatgtagcaATGAATCGTGTAGATTTGCTCAGCACTTTAATTCGTATTTTTGGTTTCAACAAGTTAGCTGTTTATGTCTGCCAACACTGTCAAGCTGTATCCACTCTGTCCGTGACTCTGTCCCACCGGGAGAGCCTCCATTTACTATGGCAGGCAACGGCCAGAGCTACTCGTCCCCATAGCTCTATCAAACCCAAAAGTCCTCTGTATGTGTGCAAGTATTACATACCAGCCGCCTCCACCACCATCATCAGTACACAGAACATAAAAAAGAAAGGCGatataaaaaaggaaaatttcaccaaaataacATAGAAACAAAAAAGTCTCTCGTCCCTCGGGAGAATCGTCGCAGATTGATAGTGGAGAAGGTGGGGAGAACCAACACATAAGCATTAGCATTCACAGCACACACTCAcgccaaaaaaaagttcagtttttgatcCACAAAAATGGTCTTTTTTCCCTGGGAGagaacacacacatacacacacgccGACAGGTTCACCCCGGTACATAAAAACGGGCTGACTTTGCCTTTCCTGGGGCACTCACACCACCACGGGACCGTCCGGGGACACCCGACAACGACCGAggaaaaaacgagaaaaattcCGAAAGTTTCCACCCGGACCACACACACTCTCCTTCCTTCGGTATCCTTGAATGCTCGTGGTTTTTTTTTCCCTCTGCTACAAAGGCGACCATCACCACCAATGGCCACGGGTTGGGATGTAGGTGGAGCTTAAAAATTCCTCTTTTTTTCCTATTCCCatccaccaccaccagcaccgACACCATAGTCGGCCATGACACGACCAGGCCAAGCGAGgcactctgtgtgtgtgtagcGAAAGAGAGACTCTTTTTTTGCGtcctttttctatatttttcaaCCCTCTTATGTTGTCCCTTTGTCCTCCTCCCTCTCCTGTAGACTGCCACACCACCCTTCACTTTTCGTGCACGTGCAGGTAATTGCGCTGACTCTCGTCCCTCGGAACGGGATATCCTAGGTCGGCGGTCGGTTCTTCTACATTCAGTATCAGAAATGTATGTTATTTGAATGTTCTaataaaatgttatgttttcCCTAAGATTTATCGGTCTTCAAAACATATCTAGTACATTTTAAAATACAGTGTCTTTGTTTCGCTTCAGTCTTTGACCATAACAATGCTAAAACTTtacaaattaccaaattttttgCCTGTCGAGTCGAAGTTCGGAGTCTGAGTCTGAGTCGTCAAATTCTAAGAAGCTGGAGTTGCAGTTGAAGGCCGAGTCACTTAATCTTCAGCAACCCGAGTCGGATTTGGTGGAGTTCAAGGTAGAGTCGCATCtttttggagtcggagtcgcagAATTTCTACAAAGCGGAGTCacttttcggcaaagttgtttccTGGAACACATCAcgcagagcttttgcaccaagatttttgtgacagacattttagtatcttcaaaactacgggagcCGAGGGGAACGACAGTAATCCATTGAGCTCTAATTGTGATGATTTCATGCCATTTTCTTAGATGATATTCGATTACACAGGATTTGATTGGTCGATAAGATTTAATAGATTGCATCGGATTTGGTCGGATTTGATCGGATTTGATACGATAAAATTACGTTTGGCttacttattttttaacgtgtacgacattttgacgtttgacctCATGCCAAAATAGAGAAAGCGAGGGAAAAGTTTGGAGGCCAGTTCTATCAAAGAAAAAGCGGCGTGAATCTGTCCGGAGCAGGAGGAAGGCCACGGAACATTCTCTCGGGTTGCGCGTGTCCAAGTGGGCGGCCAGCGCCACGGAACAGTCTCTCGGTGGCAGGCAGGACGCGACGACGATTTCCGCCCAGTTTTCTTTGTGTAAGTTTGTTTGGATTTGATTCAAGAACCCTATGCTTAGTCGTTgacgattgattttttttgcaggacTGCGCGAGAAAGCCGTGTGAATCCGCCCGGAAGCTGTGAGCCACGGAACATTCTCTCGGGTTGCGCGTGTCCAAGTGGGCGGCCAGCGCCACGGAACAGTCTCTCGGTGGCAGGCAGGACGCGACGACGATTTCCGCCCAGTTTTCTTTGTGTAAGTTTGTTTGGATTTGATTCAAGAACCCTAAGCTTAGtcgttgatgatttttttaaggtgcAGAACGTCGGACATCGTAGTACGAAAAGCTGCACATCGATCCACTGTGGAATGGACAATTTCTGGAAAGAAATTTCGCAAGTCTGCGGTCCTGTTTCGTCAAGGATACGGCTAATCCTCGAAGAAGTAGGCTACATACACTCTGGGTTAGCTCATTTAGAAGAAGCTGAAATCGCAGAAATCGAGAACGCCGTGCGGTCTTTCCCACAAACATCAGAGCGATCGGAAGCCGAGTGGCAGCAACTGCTCGGATTCAGGAAACCACTGAGacagtttcagtttctgttggGCGAGCGGAGCTTGTTGAAGGAGGTGAGCCGTTGTGTGCGCGAACATGGCATAGCAAAATTTTGCAAGAAATTGCTGCAGCAAGATTCCGCTTCGAAGCCGGTTCCGCGTGTGCTGGAGCAACAGAACGAGGCTGTACGGCGAAAGGTTGTTGAGTATTACGAGAGCATGTGTGTACACAGTTTAACAGTTTAAGTTTAAATCAAACTAATTAGTTTAATTTACAGGTGTTCTGACCAAGACAGTCAACATTTGTTGGCCTTCTCCTCGAAACTCCCATCCATGCAGGTCCGCGTGTCCTCCGACGAGTATGGACTTAAAGCCGATCTCGAATGTCCTCTTTGCTCGACCGTTTTGCTGATCCGTCAAGAAAGAACTGGGTCGTGGAAAATTTCTAATTTCACGGCCCATATCCGAAAGCATCATTCCGATCAACAGCACACGACGACATCGGTGAGGGCAAAGAAGAAGCGACCCAACAACAGGAACGATTCAAGTGGGCCATACTACAAAAGCCGGCATATTAACGATCAACCTTCTGGCAGCTCCTATTCCGGAGACTTTGTTGATCTTTGTACAGAAGATGACCAATCCAACCGCCAGCGCGAAACTTTGTCGAGTTTAATTATCGAAGTTTTCCAGCAGAAGAAAGAACAGTGGGAAGAAAATCAGTATTTCGAGGAGCATCAGCAGCCCGAAGATCAGCAGCAGCTCGAAGAACCACAACACTTCGAGGACCAACAGCAGCTCGAAGAACCACAGCACCTCGAGTATCAACAACAGGTTGAGGAACAAGAACAGGTCGAGGAACAAGAACAGGTCGAGGAACAAGAACAGGTCGAGGAACAAGAACAGGTCGAGGAACAAGAACAGGTCGAGGAACAAGAACAGGTCGAGGAACAAGAACATGTCGAGGAACAAGAACAGGTCGAGGGACAGCAGCGAGAAGAACAAGAGGAACTGCAGTGGGACGATCACCTGCAAGATAAGCACGAGCATCAACAgggttcaaactttttaaactaGATGGGCACTACAATGCGGCCGAAAGTAGTGCCACCGAAAGCTCGGCCAATTCCACAACGTTGGATCTTCTAGTTGAATGCCACAGTAGACTTGCAAACCGATCTGCTCAGGGACGACGATACAATGCCAAGGAGAAAGACTTCTTCACTTATCGATACATTCAGGGCGGAAAAGTCATGTACAACTTTGACAATGCCAATTCAATCTCGCCGAACGTACGCACCGTGCAGCGCCATTTAAAAACCATTAGCCATGGAGTAGAACCGGACCATTTGCGAATTGcagattttctgaactttttaaaaaacaacaaccTCCCGAAAGTCTTCGTTCTCAGTGAAGATGCCACGAGAATAAGTGGTGGATTTGGGTACGATGCTTCCCGTGATCAGATTTTCGGTCTGGTTCCGCCAATGGATCAGCATGGTATGCCCATGAAGATGTTTTTTCCCGCTTCAACGCCAAACAAAGTACTCGAGTACATAAGGGACTATCCAGTAGGACGGAATCTCTACGTAACAATGGCTCAACCGTTGAAATCTGGTGCAGCGTCATTCTGTCTTATGTACACCTGCAGCGACAACAAGTTCCGTACCGACGATGTGCTTCGTA
This is a stretch of genomic DNA from Culex pipiens pallens isolate TS chromosome 1, TS_CPP_V2, whole genome shotgun sequence. It encodes these proteins:
- the LOC120425502 gene encoding transcription factor SPT20 homolog is translated as MDNFWKEISQVCGPVSSRIRLILEEVGYIHSGLAHLEEAEIAEIENAVRSFPQTSERSEAEWQQLLGFRKPLRQFQFLLGERSLLKEVSRCVREHGIAKFCKKLLQQDSASKPVPRVLEQQNEAVRRKVVEYYESMCSDQDSQHLLAFSSKLPSMQVRVSSDEYGLKADLECPLCSTVLLIRQERTGSWKISNFTAHIRKHHSDQQHTTTSVRAKKKRPNNRNDSSGPYYKSRHINDQPSGSSYSGDFVDLCTEDDQSNRQRETLSSLIIEVFQQKKEQWEENQYFEEHQQPEDQQQLEEPQHFEDQQQLEEPQHLEYQQQVEEQEQVEEQEQVEEQEQVEEQEQVEEQEQVEEQEQVEEQEHVEEQEQVEGQQREEQEELQWDDHLQDKHEHQQGSNFLN